In the genome of Candoia aspera isolate rCanAsp1 chromosome 4, rCanAsp1.hap2, whole genome shotgun sequence, the window ATATTCGCTTGGCTAACCATCTAACCATGGTGGTTTGTTAAACCATGATATCTGTTGtagagtgttgtgtgaatccagccagttgtgGTTAAACAGAAACTGGTTCAGAGAACCAAATcgtagcatgatgtgtgaatgtaGGCATTGATTTTCCTAAGATCACCTGTGAATTTCATAGTAATGACTTCAGTTAGACACCTGCCCTAGTTCAATGATGTAACTATGATGCTACATTACCTCTTCAAGATGATTTGAGTATGTGAAGTACCCTCTAGTGAGCCAGCCTATTAGACAATTTTGGAATGTGTGTGTGATACAGATGAGTAGCTTTCCAGAATCTTAGAGCAAAGAGGGGTCTTGAGGTCCTTTAAATTAGAAACTGAATTTGGGATTTGGAGAACAATCATGTGCTTAACCATTGAGTTGTGCCTATCTGGGCCTCCACAGATTTCTACAGCCTATTCAGGTGATTACCATTCATAAACTGAATATTCTGAGTCAGATGTATTGAAAAATGAAGTTTGAGATTTGGCAAGATAATATGGTTAATCAAGTTTATCCCAAAGGAGTTTCACCAAGTTTGCTTGGTAAATCTCACTTAGGCTTCTCAACCAGTACCAGGAGCATGATTTTCTATTTGGTAAGACAGTAAGGATCCTTTATCAAGAGGTTACACATACTTAACCATATGGTGAGCCATTGGTTGGCAAAAACTATGTATACATTCATGTATGAATGATAAGTGATATTAGGGTTGGGAGGCCAAATTAAGGTTACTGCGATAAACCCTGCTTGATAGAGAAAAGAGGATGACAGCGAAGTGCAGAGAATGGAAATGTGAAAGAGTAAACGTGGAAGAAAGCCAGAATGTTTGAGTATGCATGGGAGAAACTGAGAGGCATGGGTATGAGAGAAAATATGACTGGTAGTTTGCTTAATAGCCTGagcaatttaaataatttatttgtaggccttttaagatggcagccatggtcaTGGAGGAGAGCATTTATAATCTTCTACCTCAGATTGTGAAGAAGCCTCGGATAACAGGGAAGCCTAGGTATGGGAATAAGAGTCTTTCCCTTGGCTGCTGTTCTGGCATGGTTTTACACCTGACAAtcactggtgtgctttttcttgagACACATGTTTAGCATTACTttttatgcagaaaaaaatgaatacatgatCTCCCATCACTTAATAGCTTTTAATACAGGTCAGTATTGCTAATTTACCAAACATCTGAATGATGAATCCTTtatattagtgtttctcaaccttggcaacttgaagaagtgtggacttcaagtcccagaattcccccagccagcatggctggctagagattctgggacttgaagtctacacatcaagctgccaaggttgagaaacactgttctatgcaCTGGCAGTACTAATTCTGGAGACAGATACACAGGATCAACAGAAGGGATAGCAGCAATTCTGATTATTTGTTCACTTATGAGTGGGAATAAAGCTTTCCACATGCCATCAAGGGGATGTAGGCAGATGAACAATGAGAGTTGCTATAAACCTCCAGTGCTCAGGGCAAGGTGAGTGGCAGGTGCCCTGTTACTCCTATTGCCATTCAAGGTGAATGGCAAGGGCATGATAGATCAGGCACCATTGTCAttgccataaaaaaaaaacctgaactaGCAGTGCCATTCATGGCTAGACACTTGCGTATATAAACAACCAATTGGTCAGTGAAGGAAGAGcatcttttttctatgcttaCATACCTTCCAGTAGCTGATATTCTCTGGGCAATTTATAATAACAGCAGAATATAGAGACTGATTACATGTATCATAATGTAATTTGCTTGGCTTCGGCTCACACCAAGCCAACCAAACTACTGCAGCTTGTTTCCACATGTACTATGACTGAGTGTGATATTCAACCTAGCTATTGTTTGTAAACCAGAGTTTATGGCTCAGCAGGTTCTGTGAATTCAGGCAGTTGTAATAGGCCATGATTAATGTGAGGATTCAGTCACACTGTCCCAACAGAGTAGTATTCCTTTTTATTAAAGGAATTGTGATGCTACAGCTTGCTAAATGCAGAGAAAGGCGGTAATCCTTACAGTGTTGATATGACTTTGGAATGCTGAGTTACTGAGTATAAACTACATATTGTAAGTAATTCTTTAATAAAGGGAAATCAATATTAAAAACCAATTAACTACCTTTCCCCCTCCTGTGCCTGAAGCTGCATAAGGGTATTGCAAGCTGGGAGATAAATTCACTATAAATCAAATTTGATGTTAAGTGAATAGACGCAACAAATCATGCCACTTTGGAATAGCAGTGCCCATTTTTCTCACTTTTCCTCTGCCATTTAATGTATGTGGGTTTTCAAATACATAATCATTGTTTTCAAACAAAAATGATTTCAGAGCCATATTGTTCATTGGAATTTGTTTTTAAGATTACAGATATTTAAGAGTGCAATATTCAGTAACAAAATTATCTGTGGAATAATGGAGCCCCTCCATTGActtttttttgtccattttctctttctctttattaaaGTTTTGTATCAGCATTTAGACCACATGTGGAACATGAAGTACAGCAAGGTAAATCACTATGGAAAACAATTGGACCACCAAAAGTCCAGGTGCCCTCTCCAAAAAACTTCCTTCAGAAGCATTCAAAAGAACCAAAGTTACCAACAAGTATGTTTTCAGCCTAACAATATTTGagggcattttaaaattttaattttaattttattatttaatatgtaGGACTGGTATGCTCTTTTTCTTATGAGTGTTGAAGGGAAAATCTGTAAGACAATGAAAGAGTGACTACAGTAACAAAGTCAGTGTTTCAGACAGCTGGTTTGGACATCAAAACCAAAGTGGTCCACAACCCTATTAATCAGCCAGTCCTTCTCTCCAAGGGAAAAGGGGGGAAGAAAGCAGTCTCTTCCAAATCCTTTTCAGGAGAAATTCCAAAAGCATGGTTTTACAATATAAGTTGAAGAGAAAATTCAGGTCCAGAGGTATTGCTCCATACTAAGAGTAAGTCCTTTTCAGTAAATGGAAACATCTAGAATGTTGGGACCACCTGATGGATGCTTATTCAAACACTAAAGcttgccatattttttttaaatggctgccATAATGGGTGTGtccagtcacaaaacacccagAAAGTGAAATGAGATTGCTTTCTCTGTTGCTTCTCTTGAGGCTTAACTCTAGCTTTGTCTTTCTGAGCAAATGGCCATCTTTCCAAACAAAACACTAGTTGCAGCTGCCTACCATTTACATTTTTTAGCATTCCAATGAAGGCCAGAgtcattttcagaaataaaagttgAAGCTGGGACCAGAAATTAAATTCCAGCATGCCAGATtctcatttcttattttatttgacaGAGTCTTAAAAATTCTGCTGAATGCAAATGTGGTAACTGATAAGGCATTAAAATAGATGGCAATCTTTAAGGTATTTGTtggattattttttattctgtccTTATCCAGGTTATTCTCCCCTTTCCCATTTTATTCTTACCTGTTATTCAAAAGCTGTCCAAGTATCAATGCTCTGAGTAGATAGCTGAGATGGGAACTCAGGCCTGGGCATCTTAGTCTAACTTCTGTTATATTGGCCAACATTAGAATTCCTTGCCAATTTTATTCAGATGAAGAAAAGGCAtattcttctatatattcttaaTGCCTGTAATAGAATATCATATTAGAGTGGGACAATAGGCTGGCATTTTTAGGTTTTCTTCCTTATAACTAGACAGCAGGACTTTTCATTGTACTTCCTCTGTGTAACAGTGAGTAAGGGTAAGTTGGACAATTTGCAGGTAATGGAGACCTCAATTCATGTCTGCTTTAAACTGGAAGTGTTTGCTTACCAAAAAATTGAAGAACATTAGGATTGATGTCTACTTGCATTTGcaagcaaatgtgagtagataaataggtaccacttcagtgggatggTAACAACGTTCCGTGCCTGTTATGCCAGCCACGTGACCGCAGAAGCGTCTtcggacagcgctggctctttggctaagaaacgaagatgagcaccaccccctagagtcggacatgactgtgcaggggaaacctttacctttacctagtattGATTTCTAAATCATCAGGAACCTCTTATTCCTGACTCCAAATGTTTTCTATCTCTAGCTGTTTCTTTAAAGTCATGAGATGTTTTTCAAACCAAATATTTCTGTGAGATCTCAAAACTACATGTTACATCTTGAGTAGTGCCTTACCTATACTTGATCTAGATACTTACAATTGATTAATTgatgtctttcaggtcttctaacagtacgctcatagccactgtaactgagtccatccaccttgctgctgtttgccctcttcttctttcatttcacctttcccagcattagagccttctctaggtctttgcataatgtgtccaaagtaggataatttgagcctggtcatttgtgcctcaagtgagaacattgggttgatttgtttgatgacccatttgtttgttttccatggtattctcagaagtcgaCACCAAAGTTCAggagcatcaatactcttcctatccttcttcttcaaagtccaattttcactccCATAGAgtttcacagggaataccatggcttgcacaattctgacctttgttggtatagacacatcaaggtatttgaatatcttttccaaggccttcatggctgctctatcaagtgctagtccatggtgtatttcttgactgcttgttcctttactgttgatggttgatcctaaaaggcagaagctatccagcaCTTAGCATTATTAAATTCATTTATTGGGAGACCATGCAAACCTCTCCCTTGTCAGTTACTTAAGAGGGATGTCACTACTCCTATTATGCATCACTGGTTATATTTACTGTTCTGAGTAATAATTGGTCTTATGATGTGTGACATGGTAAGAAACATGTCATATAGGGCTGGAAAAATAAGGAGCAGCAGGGAAAAATAGGGTTGTAGGTTAAAAGAAGGAAGCAATGGTTGATGCTTAGTAAGTTTGTGTGCCACTTATTGATAAATTCAAATTTATATGTTTCATTTTGACtagtcttttattttattttctgaaacttttaaaatattggaaaatCTCTAAGTTTAATTTGTGGATTGTTATttttctggaaaaggaaaaaaagatcaaGGCAGTAAAAAACCTCTAGAACTAACTGTGCCCAAAAGAACAGATCATCCAATAATGGGAATTCAGTGTACAAGGAATTTCATAAATACAAATGCAAGTAATGCTATCATGGCAGTGCCCAAGAAACCACTACCGGTTTATGTAGACAGACGGCAAGGAGACAGATTTCTTCTGGAAACTTCAGGACTTGTTCCAAAATATGTCAAGAAAAAGGTAGGTTTGTTCAGAGTTGCGAAAACAATGG includes:
- the ENKUR gene encoding enkurin, translating into MAAMVMEESIYNLLPQIVKKPRITGKPSFVSAFRPHVEHEVQQGKSLWKTIGPPKVQVPSPKNFLQKHSKEPKLPTRKKDQGSKKPLELTVPKRTDHPIMGIQCTRNFINTNASNAIMAVPKKPLPVYVDRRQGDRFLLETSGLVPKYVKKKDYGVTPKYVTKRKEDTKRAQEEYDAYVKETLRQKAMKRLSEEEREKLLEGLKTNWEEVHNAFQSLSVEIDTLPKKLHKERLETEMKQLEHDIQAIEKHKVIYIANK